Part of the Sporomusa termitida genome, GGGACACCTGGCGGGCCCATAATCTCGGCTATATTTTTCAGAACTTTAATCTTCTTAACAGCCTGAGCGCAGTGGAAAACATCATGGTTGCCGCCGCTTTTGGCGGGGAAAAACGGCAAGACCGGCGGCACCAAAAGAGCATGAATTTATTGCTGCAGGTCGGTTTGGCCGACAAAGCCGCCTATAAACCAAACCGCTTAAGTACCGGCGAGCAGCAACGGGTAGCGGTAGCCCGGGCTTTAGTTAACAAGCCGGCACTCATTTTAGCAGACGAGCCTACTGCCAGCCTGGACCGTGACAATGTCAAGCTGGTGCTGAAGCTGCTGCAGGCACTATGTGCTGCAAACCACAGTACCCTCCTGCTGGCTACTCACGACCAGGAGGTTATCGCCGGCTTCCCCCGTATTTTTGCAATGCGCCGGCCAGGGAGGAATGAGGTATGATTCACTTGCTCATTGCCTGGCGGAACCTATGCCAAAAATCTTTGACCAGTCTATTAGCCATCGCGGTCGTCAGTACGGCGGTGGCGATGACCATTATCGTTATGCTGCTGGCTTCCAGCCTCCGTCACGGTCTTGTTCTGGCTACAGAGCCCTTTGATCTGATTGCCGGTGCCAAAGGCAGCCCCAATCAGCTGGTACTTAATACCGTATTTCTCCAGGATGTGCCGATTGGCAATATTGACTACTCGCTCATCAAAAAACTCTCAGCCAATCCCCTCGTAGAATCAGTTATACCTTTAGGGTTTGGTGATAATTATCATGGTTACCGGCTGGTCGGCACTGAACAGGCGATCTTCGAGCACCGCAGCCGGCCCGGACAGTTTCCCTGGCTGCAGCTCGACCGGGGAAAACCATTTCAGGCTGAATACGAAGCCGTAATCGGCGCCAAAGTTGCCAAAGACACCGGCCTCACCGTAGGCGCTGCTTTTGCTTCCGCCCATGGCGTAACCGCCGGTGGCCAAGGCCATGGCAGCAAACAGTTCACGGTGGTCGGGATTATGAAGCCAGTCCTTGGTCCTTACGACCAGGCGATACTGGTACCGCTGACCAGCCTCTGGGCTATGCATCAGCATGAACCGGCCGGTGCCGAACAACACGCGGCGGCGATTGAAGCAGAGCACGATCATGAACATGATGACCAGGGCACAACTGCCATTCTGATCAAGCCCCGGGGTTATGCTGAAGCCATGAGTTTATATCAGCAGTTCCAAAAAGATACTCAGGTTCAGGTTGTCTTTCCTTCCCAGGTAATAGCCCGGTTATTCTCGGTACTGAGTGACAGTGAACAAATACTTAAATTGATAGGTTTTGCGGCATTTGCCATGACCTTGCTGCTGGTCGCTTTTGCCCTGTACTGGTCGGCCCTTATCCGCAGCCGCGACCGCGCCATCTTACGGGCTATCGGCGGCAGCTGGCAGGATCTTGCGGTCATTGTGCTGCTTGAAGGGCTAATGCTGGTTTGGTCCGGCATATTGACCGGAGTTTTACTGGGCCATGGCGTTTTCTCCTGCCTGGCCTCTATCCTGCAGCAAAAGACGGCCATTGCTGCAATTAACACAGTGTCGCCCACGGAGCTGGTGGCAATAGCCGCTGTTTTGCTGACTGGCGTGCTTGCCAGCATCATTCCTGCGCTCTGCTCGGCAAAAATGTCCATATCAGCAGACCTGTAAACATTAAAATTCAGCTGAACCTCTGCCCTGAAGCAGAATATAATATACCAGCATTTCTGACTGCGAGGTTTCACTATGAATTTTAAAGACATAAATAACTTTACTATATGGGGATTAAGTATTTCTGCTATACTCAATTTATTTTTCCTGTACCTTGAACTGAATAGTCAACGCTGTGGCGCCCAGGAAGGAAAAGAGAAAGCGTCGGCCGAGAAAAAGCTTAAAGACGAAGTCGCTGAACTGCGCAAAGAAATTTTGTCACTCAAAAATAAAATTAATACACCCTGATTCCGACATTCAGCTTCTCCTGCTCCGCCTCTATAGCAGGCAGGACTTTGCCTGCTTGCTTGGCGAATAAGTATATAACATTCTGCAGGCAACCCAACGGTTGCCTAAACCGCTAGGAAAAAAGGAGGCTGCGTATTGGTGCAGGATATTTTAAAGGTAACATTTTTCCAAAACAGTGTTGAACAGTATTTGATCTCATTGGCAGTGCTTGTCATTGCGCTTATCGTTGTTAAACTATTTGAATTTACGGTTTTAAAGCGCTTAAAGCTATGGGCCGGAAACAGTCAGGGCAAGATTGACGCTAGGTTGCTCAATAATCTTGAGAGAACCCTGCTGCCAGCCCTATATTATAGTTCTTTTTATCTGTCGCTGCGCAGTCTGACATTACATGACAGCCTGAACCGGGCCAGTGATGTATTGGGGATTATCATTCTAACAGTTTCAGCCCTTCGCTTTTTCATTGCGTCGGTGGATTACGGACTGGAATATTTGTTAACAACGAAAGAAGCTGCCGACCGGGAACGCACTGTCAAAGCTGCTATGCCCATCTTAAAGGTGATGATTTGGGCGGTGGGGTTCATCTTCCTGCTGGATAACCTGGGGTTTCAAATCTCGGCGGTTGTTGCCGGCCTGGGAATTGGCGGTATTGCCGTAGCGCTTGCAGCCCAGACACTGTTGGGTGATCTTTTCAGCTATGTCGCTATTGTTTTTGACAAGCCTTTTGAAATCGGTGATTTCATTATTATTGGTGAACAGCTCGGCACCATTGAGCATATCGGCATTAAAACAACCCGGATCCGAAGCCTGGGCGGCGAACAGCTGGTCATTGCCAACTCCGACCTTACCAACTCCCGTATCCAAAATTATAAACGGATGGCCGAGCGGCGGGTTCTGTTCAGATTCCGGGTTATGCCTAATACACCAAGCGAACAGTTGCAGGCAATACCGGAAATCGTCCAAGACATTATTGAGAACATTGAACATACAGTCTTTGACCGGGCCCACTTTGGCTCCTTCGGGGAATACAGCCTTGATTTCGAGGTAGTCTACTATGTTGTTGGCAGCGATTACAAAAAATACATGGATATTCAGCAAAGCATCAATTTAGCATTAAAAAAAGAACTTGAGCAGCGAAATGTTGAATTTGCCTATCTGCCCAAGGCCCTGTTCCTGAAAAATCAATAGAATAATCACTGGCCTACTGCAAATAAACCGCCGGCACTTCAAAATTGCCGGCGGTTTTCCCATATATGAATAGGCATATCAGCTTGCAGATAAAATTCAAAACGGCTGAAGACTCTTGGACAGGCCCGGTCTTTCTTCTGCCGCAGGATCAGTCCCACTCAAATGTCAGAGTAACTAATAACTGGTCACCATCGGGCTTAATATTATAGTAAGAACACGACGATAGCACCTTCTGAAAAGATCTGAATTGTTTCGGAGATTCGCCGGTAATTTCAGGGACTCTGATGATAACAAGCGCTTTATTCTGAAAGTTCTCCACAATACTTACGTTATTGGAAACCAGCTTAATGCCGGACAGGATCCGAATAAAAGTAGACCGTTTCACAACCAGAACCCCCTTTTAATAATCTATGTTATGTCTATTATAACACATGTAAAAGCCTTGCGTATAATTAATTCACCAGAGTCCCCAAGCAACCTGTAATGTCATTCAGCAATCACAGCTATATCACCTTTGTATATCAGGCGGCTGCTCAGATAAAAGTTTGTCGCCCGCTATATTACTCAGCCGGAACTTGTTTTCAGTACAAACTTTTATTTTTTCCTGC contains:
- a CDS encoding ABC transporter ATP-binding protein, with the protein product MMLRNLNNDADERRLTMLEVRSLIKKVHQPGGEPLTIAQVEHLFVAAGEQLIIAGPSGSGKTTLLHMIAGLTAPTAGELFWDKKRLDLLSAGERDTWRAHNLGYIFQNFNLLNSLSAVENIMVAAAFGGEKRQDRRHQKSMNLLLQVGLADKAAYKPNRLSTGEQQRVAVARALVNKPALILADEPTASLDRDNVKLVLKLLQALCAANHSTLLLATHDQEVIAGFPRIFAMRRPGRNEV
- a CDS encoding ABC transporter permease gives rise to the protein MIHLLIAWRNLCQKSLTSLLAIAVVSTAVAMTIIVMLLASSLRHGLVLATEPFDLIAGAKGSPNQLVLNTVFLQDVPIGNIDYSLIKKLSANPLVESVIPLGFGDNYHGYRLVGTEQAIFEHRSRPGQFPWLQLDRGKPFQAEYEAVIGAKVAKDTGLTVGAAFASAHGVTAGGQGHGSKQFTVVGIMKPVLGPYDQAILVPLTSLWAMHQHEPAGAEQHAAAIEAEHDHEHDDQGTTAILIKPRGYAEAMSLYQQFQKDTQVQVVFPSQVIARLFSVLSDSEQILKLIGFAAFAMTLLLVAFALYWSALIRSRDRAILRAIGGSWQDLAVIVLLEGLMLVWSGILTGVLLGHGVFSCLASILQQKTAIAAINTVSPTELVAIAAVLLTGVLASIIPALCSAKMSISADL
- a CDS encoding mechanosensitive ion channel family protein, with the translated sequence MQDILKVTFFQNSVEQYLISLAVLVIALIVVKLFEFTVLKRLKLWAGNSQGKIDARLLNNLERTLLPALYYSSFYLSLRSLTLHDSLNRASDVLGIIILTVSALRFFIASVDYGLEYLLTTKEAADRERTVKAAMPILKVMIWAVGFIFLLDNLGFQISAVVAGLGIGGIAVALAAQTLLGDLFSYVAIVFDKPFEIGDFIIIGEQLGTIEHIGIKTTRIRSLGGEQLVIANSDLTNSRIQNYKRMAERRVLFRFRVMPNTPSEQLQAIPEIVQDIIENIEHTVFDRAHFGSFGEYSLDFEVVYYVVGSDYKKYMDIQQSINLALKKELEQRNVEFAYLPKALFLKNQ